The DNA sequence CAATAGTCGAGCCTTGCCCATGTCATCCTCAACTGTATGAGTTTGATTCCTTTCATGTGTATCCCTGGTTATATGATGACAAGTCAAATAGTTGTAGAGGATGGTTACAAGAACAATTCAAGACAACGAGCTTCACCTCAAACCTAAATGATGTTCCATTGAAAACAAACAACTACACACTGAAATAGTCCTTTTATGTTTATCACCAGATTGATATGAAGATGATCATGTCAATcagagaaacaaaaatagaataatgtttGAACATATGAAATAAACCCAATCTTAATACAATCATGCTAACTCATGTTAGAATTTCTACATCTGAATTTTTGGAACTTAATGtaacaaaagaaacaatataaaaaatcacatgaGACATTACCttgattgaatttttgcaGAAGATAGCAAAGGCTCATCAGTTATCATCCTAAAGTTCCGGCTATAACTTCCTGCAGATGCTGCTGTAGAAGAACCACGAGTAGCAGAACAGTGGTCATCCCTCATTCCGAACTTCTGAACTGGTAGAGAAGTGGAAATTTCACTATGACTTAGACGACTTAAATCCGAACTAagatttttcttcacattaaCATTCTGAGGAGTGGGAAGGTCACAATTCTCTATAAGGTCTAGTGATTTCTGCGAGACCAAGAATGCCAATTCCTCGGTATCTGCAGTTCGCCACCACGGAATATTTTTCTCAGTCCTAGTCCAAGACGGTTCCGTATCAAAATAAAGGTCACCAGAACTTTTGGAACCTTCACTGCTGACAATAAACATCTCTCTTAGCTCTTCCATATCCTCTTCAAATTCAATCCTCATAGGATCTTGCCAATTTTGATGATAGATTGACCTTAACTTCTCCTCTTCAGCTTTGATGCCTTTCTTGTCACACTTAACAAGGTTTATGCACTGATCAACAAGCTCATAATCATCTTCGCCTCTTGACATGTCTCCCAAGCTTTCTTGGATTCGGCAATCATCAATACTACCTTTCTGGCAACTAAGCTTTTCATCGGTTAAACCCCTCTGACATCCATAATTTGGTTGTGTTTGCAACCACCATTTTGTATTGGGGGATAAATTAGAATACGAAGGAGTGCGATGAAACGGCAAGGGGTTCGGGTTAGGAATATCTTGGCCACCGGCAGCATTTGGGGCTGTCTCAGTTTGTTTAGCAGAAGGCGGCACTGATGAGCAGCAAGCCAATTTGGGAGCTCTTTTTGCATCTTCTTGAACCAAGCATCTGTTGGCAGTTCTCTGCCAAGCCGCCCTAGCTTCGGCTAGCGCCATTACTCATCCATTCATTACAATATCTCTCTGAGAAAGCATGTAAGAGACATTGTTCAAGGTTTTGTAAAGAGAACACTACCATTATAAATACAtactagtaaaattaaaatcgaCAACTAAAAGGTCGAAAACGGACACAAACCAACCCTGGTTGGTTCCAGCAAATTCAAGCAGAGAGACAATCTAAGGGTGCTAATACACATCAACTTTCAAGTAACTCAACAACCAAAAGCTCagatattttatgtatacCAATACAGTTATCTAATCAAGTACATAACTGTCAGATCTAGAGGAATTTTGTTGCATATGAAGTACGAAACATGAATCAGTAACTTCCACGACAATATCTACCAAATGTGATGCTCAGATCTCAGAATTCATTCCAATCGTACAAAAAAGCAAACTACAAGAATCAAGAGAAAGAGACCTCGTGACACTGTGAAATTGGAATTGACAAAAAATCAATAACAGGTTTCGATGCTTTTGTCAACGTTGAgctagaaaaaggaaaaacaatgaTTTGTCAGTTAAATGTTACTACATCATTTGTAATTCGAATGTAGTAAGTAGTAACCATCCCAAATCAAAGTCTATCTTCGGATTCTTACAGAAGACAGGCAATTAATTGATCATAAAAACCCACAAAGATGCAGCAAGCAAGCAAGCCCGAGAGAGGAAAACAGAAAaggagaagaaagaaaaagcaaCAGAGTATgaaatctataaatacacgCATAGGCTATAATTGCGAGCAATGAACTCAACTGGCGCGAAATTAAAAGACACGCATCCATCGCACAGGAATAGGAATTCATGAGGGGTGGATACACTGAAACAGAAGCAAACCTCGTAAAAAACGGATATGGATGTGGATCCGAATGAATCTAATGTGTCGATCTCTACACGCTACCGAAATTCCTCAACTTTTATGTCCGACACAGAGAAAGAGAGTGGAGGAGGTGAGTTGGATTTACTTTCTTCACTTATTCTTTTACTGCTGTCGGTTTTTAATAAAGCCACGTCCAAAACTTTGCACCaaattcagattttttttgtataaaaatatcccTCTCCCAAATTAATCTTCCtgctacaaataaaatttcctTCAATACAAAAGcatgagatattttaataatattagtattaaaaatatagaaactagtaattattaatttgtacgCACACCGAAAGTGGATGGATGGATGGAAGAATGCATAATAATAacgttgaaaataaaattgtatggGGATTTATTTTGGAGTTATTTAAGACTGATATTTATTCTGGGGATAGCGATAAATACAGCATAATCCTCTTGGTAGTGAAAGTGACATAATATTTGAAGAAGGATCTATTGTCAAAATGGAATTAATCTATTCGTTTGGTGGTGGTCCATTTTACGTGACTCATTTCATCCATCACCCCTTCTATTATTTCCAACTACTCTTTCCGCATTTATGCGGAAAAGGATAACTATTGCTTGATTGTATTCAgacaaaatatagtactactatatctTTAATCTACTTACATCTAGCCAAAATGTTCTGATTGTCAAGAATcctaggagtattatttagtgattactccctccgtccccgattaggagtcacactttgaccggacacgagttttaagaaatgtaaagaaaaattggttgaaaaagttagtggaatgtgagacccatttttttatattggttttataataaaatgtgagtgaattaagttagtggagtgtgagacctacttactatttatggtaaaaatgaagtatgattcttaattggggacggaccgaaatggaaaagtgtgactcttaatcgggaaTAGAGGGAGCATATTATAAGGgtaagattttaaaatattttttgtagatTCTATTTTTCAACGAGTATCCTTGTGATTTGATACGAGACTTGTGCAATTTTCGCTTAGAGGTAGGTCAAATTCATAGACGGAGTGAACAAAACCTATGTACCAATTCATAGTGAAAAAAGTAGTGTATGCCCATAGAATTTAgtataaatcaaagtagtgtaTGCCCATAGAAGTGCAACGTGTAAGGTGGGGTAGTGCCTAATCAGCTAGTGCATGCTGACACGTGGCACGTTGAGGTTCAGCTCTTGAGTTGCTATTTACAGCTAGTTTGCGGACAAGAATTCAGTCCCTCTTGTGATCATCGAATTGGATATTGTGAAGATTATTGTGGTCGTGTTTTGACTCCAACGTCgacatttttatcatttcttcAAACGTCGCCTTCTTCATTCTCACTAAcgtaatcaaatttaaatattattgtaaattcTCATTTCTTTGCTTGAATGAGGCATCCAAATACGTGACTTGGAAATCATGTGACTTGCCGATTCCCAAAATGTTGTAGGATGACTTTCAAAATTTGACATataaatcaacaacaaaaaaatctttagttataaatttatactccaaaTCGATAGACAACAAATATGCTCCTagggataaattaaaataccgCTTGATTGCATATCTTAATTCTGTAGATGACATGAACTTCACATCATCTAAgaaataattacatttattcgacatttgaatattgattggataaaaaagttataaaagCCAAAATCAGATGAAAACCagaagaaaattcaaaactcTCTCAAGAAATTATTGATCCAAAATTGTTGAACAAAATCTCAAGGAGGAGAAAATAGCATATATGAAAACCAGAGGAGAATTCAAAACTCCCTCCAGAaattattatccaaaattGTTGAACAAAATCTCAGGAAGGGGAAAATAGCATAGATGTAAGCCAGAGGAAATTTAAAACTCTGTCCAGAAATTATTGTCCCaaaattgttgaaatgttgTAGAAACAGTTTGGGAACAATAACTTCCAGAATTTTGAATTCCAAAAACTGAGAATGATTCCAAAACAAACGCACCCTAAGGTTCATACAGGGATAAGAATCTGTGATTAAAAGCTTAAAGCTAAAGCGGGGcctactttatattttaatttagtttatgaCGTAATTAGCTTAGATCGTCAGTAATATATGACCTGTCCCTTGTGGACATATTCTCTACCTCTGCAGTCTCTCCCTTTGTCCGCGATTAGATGTCCCAGTTTACGCATCATGAAACGAGTACATAAATGGGATCAacattctattattttatccaccaaactttcctttatatttataaaaacatgTGCAAACTCCTCAACTGAGAGACTCGGGACAAAGGGAGCATTTCACGTATTCATTTCTTTACCTGAATCCAAGAGATAGAGTCCTCCTCGCCACGGTGAGTTCTTTACTTTGCTAGAGCGGTGCTCCTGAGTCAATATTCCCACTTCCGGTGACAAAGATTTCCCTCTTGTGCTTGCCTTGGTTGCAGCGGATGCCAATAAAGCTCCCTTCCCCCGCACACCTCGAATCCATTGTACAATAATTGTTGCATCCACGTATCTACTTTGGACCAAGTTCCttataattacaattttaaattcctTCTTCTTTGGACAAAGGCTGAAGTGAACTATCAAATTGCACTTCAACACGAAACCTTTCTAATAAGAACGACAGTACAAAATATCTACATGGGAACTGAAGTTGCTTCCCACTAATTTATTACAATATCAAAGTAATTAATCCTTACAATGATGTATGAAGGGAAGGGCTAGGGATTCACCTTCTGTGAACTCCAGAGCTTCCTTCCGCTGTCGCTGGCTATTGACGTGAACACCAATCTCTCATTGCTTTTCAAATTTAGATAGTCAACCTGTAGAGGAGAGATGTATTCCAAATCATTCAACAATCACATTATGAAACACCAGCAGATTTGGTTGATCAAGTTGTTCAATCAAGATAAGAGTGTATGTGAACCTGATGGGGGTCAAATAGGAGCAGGCAGAATGCAGCAACTGGTCCAATGGAAGGATCCAAAGAGGGAGACTGGGATGATTGTTCACTTGCAACAGCAGGCAGTCCTGGAGAGGCCCCAACATACTGCATTCTTGATCTAAGGGAAGATGCAAACCATGATTTCTCTCTTTGCTGCATTACCATTTCATATATACACATCAactcttttgttttttgaaaaacacAATCCAAGTATACACCTTTTCTGCAGAtagcattttaattatagagTTATTGGAATCACCTCAAGTTTGAGTGGATCAGAAGTAGTTCCATCTATGACATCCACCACTCCACTAATCCGGAATTGCTCCCATGATTCCGTGAAGTACCAACATATCTGTATAAATGCAAAGCATTTCCACTCAAGAGGAATTCCAAGGTAATTAATCTAGCAGTTGAAACTGATGTAAATGCAAGAAACCAAAGATACATGTAATGTACCTCAGCAAAAGGGCAGTGCTTGAGATCATTTATCTgcaatattttagttaaatagTGAGAGCCCAATCAATGGATATTGGACACAAAGCTAAAGATGAACATGAAAGAATATGAAATTccacaaaagaaaaacatgtaTACATGGCTTCAATTAGATGTAGTAAATTTGTAATCATAATAAAGGCATCATCATTCGTTAGCTTAATCCTTATTCCCAATTAACATAGTGGGAATTTATAGAAGATGGGGAAATGACCTTGCGGGTTCGAGTGTCGGTGTTGATCAGAATCTTATCAGCATCATCCTGAAATCCTCTGATTACAATAGACCAAGAggaatacaattaattaaacgGAAAAAAGATCCAAACTTTATATCACACACCGAACCAGAAACAAACCTGAAAACAACAGTGCGATTAGAGGGTCTGTTATTCGATGAAACAGTTGCCTAAAAATAGTCAAATGTGAAAAAAGGGAAGATGGATTAACGCAATATTTGAAGAAGATGGGATTGCAGTTGCAGGTGGAATTGAATAGGAAATAAAATGCGCGTACGAGCTGGAAGTAGGAGTGGTGCTTCAGATGGGAGTTGGCCTCAATTGAACAGAGAAGGAGCTGTTTCCATGGCGCCGACGAGCTGCCCATTTGCTGTCAATGTTGCCGGTAGGTTAGGCAATCTCGCGGAGTTGAGGATTTTAGGTGTGGAGGAAGAAATACTCTATAATTTAGGGCAATTTATTAAGTAGGAACATTTACACCATAaacaaaaaagtttttatataGATTTACCCTTATTACCACGAACGAGATGAATGTAATTGAATCTAAGGAAGTAGAGTaagtacataattttattttggaagtaaaaaattaagcacaatttttgaaaaattggtgcagaagagagaaaaacatGTTGATGCAAGAGTTGTGATTTTTGAGAACAAAGATGAGgtgtttattaattaaaatgagtgaGATACTTTGAgtgttaaattaaattttttgacaaaaataacaaataaaattttgctaTAATCCATATGTTTTTGTGAGAAAATATGTAGTAGTCCATCCATATCAAAGTGACACTAgccaatcaaataatttttgaaatataaagaGGTCCACATGCAACTAGACATGCACATTGCtaaagtaaattttaatacatactcattatgaaaattactagtaatacTTTTTTTTGCCTCTTATTCATAATATATGTACACACTTAAAAATATAGGCATGTTGATGCAAGAATTGTGATTTTTGGGAATAAAGATGAGGGtgtttattattaaaatgagtgaGAATACTTTGAATgttagattaaattttttgacaaaaataacaaaataaaaattgttattatCCATCTGTTTTCGATGATTATTGTTTGTCGTTGACCATAACTTGCAATACATCAAACACGTAATTAACCATAGAACAATTATTTAGctgttttttcaaaaattttcttataaCAATCTGAGCGAAGTTAATTGTGGTTCGACTGGTGCTCAAATGATTATGGTTACAAACCATTGATAATCGAATAATCActacatttttatgtaaatataatttcaaggTTCACCTCTTaggaattataaaaaaatttaaatgcgttgtgttatttttactattataatcaatgatttctttttcatcataTCTAATATCTTAGAAATGTTGTTTGTATTTCATACCCTATCCGTCAAAAACAATAGAgcacatttaccatttttagccgtccacaaaaaatagagcacattcatttatgaaaagttttcaacaaataataacactgcacatcattccactaacactacttctactttttctccttctctcttatgttaccaattctacattaaaacccgtgcgaTGCaccaattgctctattttttgtggacggaggaagtatttcctaatttgtttttgtcCCAATGAAGTTCGTAGTTATATTTGTTTCAAACATTATGTAAATTATCAATATCCTTAATGGTCAGCATATGTATCTGGGGATATGTTGTGCTCAAccatatgaatttaattattaaggtctgaaaaaaaaacatatgaaTTTTGTATGAATGAGTATTGACATTCTAGTTAGTGTGTTTTGTTGGCAAAGGTTAAgcaaaatttgttaattttcctGGATTTTGGGGATGTGAAAATGACGACGGAGTATATGAATATAGGCATATAATCTCATTATATTAGTATGTCTTTTCATATTGCATAATGTTCATATGAATTGCAGAGCAACAATAACGAAAGCTAATGACACAAAACACTAATTTGGGAATAAACAAATTTCAcaacaaaaatacaatattaaatgaatttcaaaataagaaatgcaATAGTTTAATGGTGATGAGTCGCGGGAACAAACCTTCATGCaccaaatgaaaattttaggCATTGTCTTtaatgaaaaagagaaataaaatctataatgTTGAAGCATTTTGTTgtcaaatgaaattaaaaaaaggaaatacaaTGATCGATGTAAAGAGGAATGATTGTTCGGATGCCAACCTCCATGTGCCATGATGAATTTGTCAATGTATTtaatgaaaaagagaaataaaattatgggTAAATTCTATTCATAGATTAcatttatttagaatttatgTTTGGCATATGATATGCTTAaaagtttgtttaaaaatgatagagaTGGGCAAATGATTGAACTTTAAAACAGAAGAAAACCTAAGACTGACCAACCTCAAATAACACTCTTGATTTCCTCTACGATCCTCCAACATGATTTCACACATTCAAAATCATTTTAGGAAATCCAAGCAACCCCAGACAGCCATGTATATTTACTAGACTACCAACTGATACCAGCAACCTAGCCAAAGACACAATCTCTGATTTTGACACTTTGCTACCCTTATTTCTTCACAACCTTACCATGTATAAGTATATACGTATACCTATCATCgaatatatattctatatagATCGAACATGGCCAAGGAGAGCGAGCCGTGGGAGTGGAGGATGAGCTTCCCTGACGGCATGTCAATGCTTTTCGTCTCCGAGTGCATTCCTCACACCCCTGGATTCATTGTGGGCTTGTTGTTCAAGTCTTTGGGATTGATGCAAAGTGGTTGGAGATATGGAACGAGCGAGCCTCGGAAGATAATCCATTGTTTCAAAGTTGGGATGGCTCTGTGCCTCGTCTCCTTGTTTTACTATGTTAACCCTTTGTATGAAGGAGTCGGAGGGAATGCTATGTGGGCTGTCCTCACCGTTGTTGTTGCTCTCGAGTACACCGTAGGTAGGCATCTCAATATggtcaaaattgattaaaatctGACTATATTATGCTTATATCGTGCAACAATGCCAGGTGCAACCATCTGTAAATGTGTGAACAGAACAACCGCAACTTTCATCGCAGGGGCACTAGGTGTTGGTGTGCATTGGGTAGCTACCCGGTTCGGGAAGGCGTGGGAGCCCATAATCCTCCAAGGCTCAGTTTTTTTCTTCGGTATTATTTGAAATCCCGTTGTCTTCTCTCATCAATTCACTCTAGAGCCATCTAGAAACATTTACCATTGCTTTGTTTTGTTACAGCTTCATCAACAACTTTCCTTCGGTTCCTCCCATCAGTAAAAAAACATTTCGACCATGGAGCTCTCATCTTTATCTTTACCTACATACTCATCTCGGTCTCTGGATATCGCGTGCCAGACTTGTTTGACTTTGCACAACACAGACTGTCCAATGTTGCGATTGGCACCTCCATCTGTGTTGTCACCAGCATCTTCTGCTGTCCTGTTTGGGCGGGAAACGAGCTTCACAGCCTCATTCTAAACAACATGGAAAAACTTGCTGACTCTTTGGATGGTAAGAAAACATTCATACATATCTTGAAACTAGAATCGCCTTTGAGTTGATTCTTTTGCTGAAAATTATGCAGCATATGTAACAGTATACCTCCGGGATGATGCGGATGAAGATGCAGACGACATGAAGAAGGAAGCTTCTAAGGAGAAACTGGTAGGATACAGAAGCGTTCTTGATTCCATGTCTACTGAAGAATCCTTGGTATGCTTTCACTGCAATTGAATATATCATCAAGCTCATAATCACAATATAATGCTTCTATGCTTTTTCTTACAGGTTAATTATGCGAGATGGGAGCCTGCTCATGGATGCTTCAGTTTCAAACATCCTTGGAAGGATTACCTCGAGCTTGGGGCTTTACTCAGAAGTTACGCTAACTGCATCGACGCCCTCTCTGGTATTGTCTCGGACACAAAGGTAATGAGTGAGTCGCATTGATTTGAGACATGATTGGACCTCTTTGATTCCACCACTCTTGCTGACTTTTCCAATCACAGGCGCCAGCTTTCTTGAAGAGGCAATTCAGCACCGTGTGTCTGAAGCTGAGCTTGAATTCCTCAGCAGTCCTACGGGAGTTGGTGGTCGTTGTCCGCACATCAGCAGAATCACCCAAGATCGGTCTTAGGCTAAAAGAGATGTGTGTGGCAGTTCAAGAACTACATAACGGTCTCAATGCGCTGTCTAACCAAAACGCTGTAGCAACAGAAACGAAACCAGAGGAGCTTAGTGAAGGCAAGGGAGAGTCAAATGTCTTACCATTTGTAGCAATTGTCCAGCTAGTCACATTGTCATCACTGTTGATAGAGATAGTTGCAAGAACAGAGAAACTAGTAAAGGCTGTAAATATACTGGCTCATAAAGTAACTAGTTCAGAGTAGCTAGAAAAAGAG is a window from the Salvia hispanica cultivar TCC Black 2014 chromosome 1, UniMelb_Shisp_WGS_1.0, whole genome shotgun sequence genome containing:
- the LOC125209679 gene encoding pyridoxine/pyridoxamine 5'-phosphate oxidase 2 isoform X4 produces the protein MGSSSAPWKQLLLCSIEANSHLKHHSYFQLATVSSNNRPSNRTVVFRGFQDDADKILINTDTRTRKINDLKHCPFAEICWYFTESWEQFRISGVVDVIDGTTSDPLKLEQREKSWFASSLRSRMQYVGASPGLPAVASEQSSQSPSLDPSIGPVAAFCLLLFDPHQVDYLNLKSNERLVFTSIASDSGRKLWSSQK
- the LOC125209679 gene encoding pyridoxine/pyridoxamine 5'-phosphate oxidase 2 isoform X2, which gives rise to MGSSSAPWKQLLLCSIEANSHLKHHSYFQLATVSSNNRPSNRTVVFRGFQDDADKILINTDTRTRKINDLKHCPFAEICWYFTESWEQFRISGVVDVIDGTTSDPLKLEQREKSWFASSLRSRMQYVGASPGLPAVASEQSSQSPSLDPSIGPVAAFCLLLFDPHQVDYLNLKSNERLVFTSIASDSGRKLWSSQKELGPK
- the LOC125194720 gene encoding aluminum-activated malate transporter 10-like — protein: MPGATICKCVNRTTATFIAGALGVGVHWKHLPLLCFVTASSTTFLRFLPSVKKHFDHGALIFIFTYILISVSGYRVPDLFDFAQHRLSNVAIGTSICVVTSIFCCPVWAGNELHSLILNNMEKLADSLDAYVTVYLRDDADEDADDMKKEASKEKLVGYRSVLDSMSTEESLVNYARWEPAHGCFSFKHPWKDYLELGALLRSYANCIDALSGIVSDTKAPAFLKRQFSTVCLKLSLNSSAVLRELVVVVRTSAESPKIGLRLKEMCVAVQELHNGLNALSNQNAVATETKPEELSEGKGESNVLPFVAIVQLVTLSSLLIEIVARTEKLVKAVNILAHKVTSSE
- the LOC125201486 gene encoding aluminum-activated malate transporter 10, which produces MAKESEPWEWRMSFPDGMSMLFVSECIPHTPGFIVGLLFKSLGLMQSGWRYGTSEPRKIIHCFKVGMALCLVSLFYYVNPLYEGVGGNAMWAVLTVVVALEYTVGRHLNMVKID
- the LOC125209679 gene encoding pyridoxine/pyridoxamine 5'-phosphate oxidase 2 isoform X1, which translates into the protein MGSSSAPWKQLLLCSIEANSHLKHHSYFQLATVSSNNRPSNRTVVFRGFQDDADKILINTDTRTRKINDLKHCPFAEICWYFTESWEQFRISGVVDVIDGTTSDPLKLEQREKSWFASSLRSRMQYVGASPGLPAVASEQSSQSPSLDPSIGPVAAFCLLLFDPHQVDYLNLKSNERLVFTSIASDSGRKLWSSQKIRGCNNYCTMDSRCAGEGSFIGIRCNQGKHKREIFVTGSGNIDSGAPL
- the LOC125209679 gene encoding pyridoxine/pyridoxamine 5'-phosphate oxidase 2 isoform X3, which gives rise to MGSSSAPWKQLLLCSIEANSHLKHHSYFQLATVSSNNRPSNRTVVFRGFQDDADKILINTDTRTRKINDLKHCPFAEICWYFTESWEQFRISGVVDVIDGTTSDPLKLEQREKSWFASSLRSRMQYVGASPGLPAVASEQSSQSPSLDPSIGPVAAFCLLLFDPHQVDYLNLKSNERLVFTSIASDSGRKLWSSQKVNP
- the LOC125205237 gene encoding uncharacterized protein LOC125205237, with translation MALAEARAAWQRTANRCLVQEDAKRAPKLACCSSVPPSAKQTETAPNAAGGQDIPNPNPLPFHRTPSYSNLSPNTKWWLQTQPNYGCQRGLTDEKLSCQKGSIDDCRIQESLGDMSRGEDDYELVDQCINLVKCDKKGIKAEEEKLRSIYHQNWQDPMRIEFEEDMEELREMFIVSSEGSKSSGDLYFDTEPSWTRTEKNIPWWRTADTEELAFLVSQKSLDLIENCDLPTPQNVNVKKNLSSDLSRLSHSEISTSLPVQKFGMRDDHCSATRGSSTAASAGSYSRNFRMITDEPLLSSAKIQSRDTHERNQTHTVEDDMGKARLLEALRHSQTRAREAETVAKQAFAEKEHVVKLVFRQAQQLFAYKQWVQLLQLENMYLQLKNNKILSASPEISPWSWTGARSKKGWMKSCRNRGKRSRLRPRHRARYDVSKYAIVFALGLGLVGAGLLLGWTIGWMLPTC